The Streptomyces sp. ICC1 DNA window CGACCGCGAGGACGCGGCGGGCGACGACCTGCCCGTCGGCCAGGCGCACACCGGCGATGGCGCCGTCCTGGTCCTCCACCACCGCCACCACCCCATCGGCCGGGGTGTCGACGACGCGGATGCCGCGAGCGGCGAAGCGCGCACGGGTCTCGGCATCCAGCCCGGTGCCGCGCGTGAAGTAGACGAGGTCGTCGGTGAGCTGGCGGAACAGCAGGGCGTGGTGGACCGAGGCGGGGCCGGTGGCGAGGACGCCGATCGGCTCGTCGCGCACCTCCCAGCCGTGGCAGTACGGGCAGTGGACCACGCCGCCGCCCCAGTGCCCGGCCAGCCCCGGTACCTCGGGCAGCACATCGCGCAGGCCGGTGGCCACCAGCAGGCGGCGCGCCGTCAGGGTGCGGCCGTCGGCCAGGGTGACGCTGAAGCGCAGGTCGCCGTCGGCGGTCGGCCCGGCAGGCTCGGCGGCGGTGACCTCGCCGGAGACGATGAGGCCGCCGTAGCGGCGCACTTCCTCGCGGCCCCGCCCGTACAGTTCGGCGGGCGGGGTGCCGTCCAGGCCGAGCAGGCCGTGCACGCCCTGGGCGGGCGCGTTGCGCGGGGTGCCGCTGTCGATCACGACGACCGAGCGGCGGGAGCGGGCGAGCATCAGCGCGCCGTTCAGCCCCGCGGCGCCGCCGCCGATCACCACGGCGTCGACGGTTGCGTTCGGCAGCGGGTCGGTCCCGTAGGCGGCAGTGGTGGTGTTCATGTCGTCGGACTCCTTCTTCCGTGCCGGCCCCGGTGGGCTTGGGCCGTCTGCACACGACGCTAACCCGGACTTGCAGCACGGGCATACGATGTTGCGCATGACGCAAGAAGACGGTGATCTGGACAGCCTGGTACGCAAGCGGATCCGCGCCCTGCGC harbors:
- a CDS encoding NAD(P)/FAD-dependent oxidoreductase, which gives rise to MNTTTAAYGTDPLPNATVDAVVIGGGAAGLNGALMLARSRRSVVVIDSGTPRNAPAQGVHGLLGLDGTPPAELYGRGREEVRRYGGLIVSGEVTAAEPAGPTADGDLRFSVTLADGRTLTARRLLVATGLRDVLPEVPGLAGHWGGGVVHCPYCHGWEVRDEPIGVLATGPASVHHALLFRQLTDDLVYFTRGTGLDAETRARFAARGIRVVDTPADGVVAVVEDQDGAIAGVRLADGQVVARRVLAVATTMRARTEGLAGLALPMEDLPGGGRRFASGAGGSTGVPGVWVAGNATDPTAQVGASAAAGALAGAQINALLAMADADAAVAALTAGVSAAATA